Proteins co-encoded in one Xiphophorus couchianus chromosome 16, X_couchianus-1.0, whole genome shotgun sequence genomic window:
- the ap5z1 gene encoding AP-5 complex subunit zeta-1 isoform X2, which yields MYSLGSESLIKQAREIQETELQKFYSRLVKLLQLKELGHETVDSLQRLHLILSANKYARTLPSDLQQRLLLLLSSPSEQLQVLSSALLRETPPSSGEELNNIQENVSQLNTHAAALLVSQARSRTDLNNLCAQLVHGLEGRPSDRPTRSLMFTLPVLNSILRLSRESLTEEHVTILNKKFVDWLRYASILQGGGASLGGFFTGPRSRQPLPTAELDGSVSGDFFTVLCVGQGFTEDQWMNVYSFSMLRHWLLTYHSVSSGNSTMDADDQSEVDGSVVSMVSATSSSSRLLPPKERLREKAFQYCQRLIEQCDRKAQKKSDTELQKACMVEAVCILDCVCVEDPSMVFRTFPSIKALFSRLSSDLSYARVLLPIAQFYLNHGEMAAVDCECVWKLVFAHFPAELFNDPFLAHELLRFLRQNLDGLRLRAPEFIRFLPNLLKFLAWDSSAVVDDFVDLLPSLVTEGTAVEILHTLLDLPCLSATLVLQLRSVSLPISESSSRGLLPLDAFRNPAFRGLFLFLLRVETGSGHTIDRLSTLHDLLAEAADWPRVVRCAQVVPVLLHIYFNTVVTVGQEKLLAHLILVMLERSGLLLAIPTYSREIHRVFSCHLLRLCKLRPSLVVDQSHELLEFAGTTANVYSKEEVYTHVVWVLGEYLSAASDSRCSVALITSCFETLEAVLFEITSSAPPPGTVCPAPKVITTLMSALAKLASRSHDLIPRVSLFFSKLRTAARNGSVAWCADEDDLVAIVTRGEELWFLLKAPGVAQSVLTPPPHVLTPRWHRDTNLAMPLQLRVLTRLTHSQ from the exons atgtattctctCGGTTCAGAGAGTTTAATTAAACAAGCGAG GGAGATTCAGGAGACTGAGCTGCAGAAGTTTTACAGCCGCCTCGTGAAGCTGCTCCAGCTCAAGGAGCTCGGTCATGAGACGGTGGACTCGCTGCAAAGGCTGCACCTCATCCTGTCCGCTAATAAATACGCCAGAAC GCTGCCCTCAGATCTCCAGCAGaggctgctgttgctcctctcCTCACCCTCAGAGCAGCTCCAAGTGCTGAGCTCCGCTCTGCTCAGGGAGACGCCGCCCTCTTCTGGTGAGGAGCTGAACAACATCCAGGAGAACGTCAGTCAGCTGAACACGCATGCTGCCGCTCTGCTCGTCTCGCAG GCCAGATCCAGGACGGATTTGAACAATCTCTGCGCTCAGCTCGTTCACGGTCTGGAGGGCCGGCCGTCTGACAGGCCGACTCGCTCGCTCATGTTCACCCTGCCGGTGCTCAACAGCATCCTCAGGCTCAGCCGAGAGAGCCTCACCGAAG AACACGTGACCATCCTGAATAAAAAGTTTGTCGACTGGCTGCGCTACGCAAGCATCTTGCAGGGGGGTGGAGCCTCCTTGGGAGGGTTCTTCACAGGACCCAGGTCCCGTCAG CCTCTGCCCACAGCAGAGCTGGATGGCTCGGTGTCGGGCGACTTCTTCACCGTGCTCTGCGTGGGCCAGGGATTCACGGAGGACCAGTGGATGAATGTCTATTCGTTTTCCATGCTGCGCCACTGGCTCCTCACCTACCACTCTGTTTCCAGCGGAAACAGCACAATGGACGCTG ATGATCAATCAGAAGTGGACGGATCAGTGGTTTCCATGGTTTCGGCGACGTCCTCCTCCAGCCGCCTTCTTCCCCCAAAGGAGCGTCTGAGAGAGAAAGCGTTCCAGTACTGCCAGCGCCTGATCGAGCAGTGCGATCGCA AAGCACAGAAGAAGTCGGACACGGAACTGCAAAAAGCG TGCATGGTGGAGGCCGTGTGCATCCTGGACTGCGTGTGCGTGGAGGACCCCTCCATGGTCTTCCGCACCTTCCCGTCCATAAAGGCTCTGTTCAGTCGGCTGAGCTCGGATTTGTCGTATGCCAGAGTCCTGCTGCCCATAGCGCAGTTCTACCTCAACCATG gtgaaATGGCAGCCGTGGACTGCGAGTGTGTGTGGAAGTTGGTCTTTGCCCACTTTCCCGCTGAGCTCTTCAACGACCCTTTCCTCGCCCACGAGCTGCTGCGCTTCCTCCGACAGAACCTGGACGGCCTGCGGCTCCGAGCTCCTGAGTTCATACGATTCCTCCCGAACCTCCTGAAG TTTTTAGCATGGGATAGCTCAGCGGTTGTGGATGACTTTGTGGATCTGCTGCCCTCTCTGGTTACTGAAGGAACTGCGGTGGAGATACTTCACACGCTGCTGGACCTGCCATGCCTTTCTGCTACACTCGTCTTGCAGCTCAG GTCCGTGTCTTTGCCCATCTCGGAGTCGAGCAGCCGAGGCTTGCTGCCGCTCGACGCATTTCGAAACCCCGCGTTCAGAggacttttcctttttctgcttcGAGTGGAGACGGGCTCAG GTCACACCATCGACCGGTTGAGCACGCTCCACGATCTGCTGGCCGAGGCGGCCGACTGGCCCAGAGTGGTGCGCTGTGCCCAGGTCGTCCCCGTGCTGCTGCACATTTATTTCAACACGGTTGTTACG GTGGGTCAGGAGAAGCTGTTGGCTCACCTGATTCTGGTGATGCTGGAGAGGAGCGGCCTCCTCCTCGCCATCCCCACGTACAGCAGAGAGATACACAG GGTGTTCAGCTGCCACCTGCTGAGGCTGTGCAAGCTCCGCCCCTCTCTGGTTGTGGACCAGTCACATGAGCTGCTGGAGTTTGCTGGGACAACGGCGAACGTCTACAGCAAGGAAGAAGTCTACACTCACgtg GTGTGGGTCCTGGGGGAGTACCTGTCGGCGGCGTCTGACTCCCGCTGCTCCGTGGCgctcatcacttcctgttttgaaACTTTGGAGGCGGTGCTGTTTGAGATAACCTCGTCTGCCCCGCCTCCTGGAACGGTGTGCCCCGCCCCTAAAGTCATCACCACTTTGATGAGCGCGCTGGCTAAACTGGCGTCGCGATCACATGACTTGATTCCAAG GGTGTCTCTTTTCTTCTCCAAGCTAAGAACTGCAGCCAGAAACGGCTCGGTTGCCTGGTGCGCCGACGAAGACGACCTCGTTGCCATAGTAACCCGTGGTGAGGAGTTGTGGTTTCTGCTGAAAGCCCCCGGTGTGGCTCAGAGCGTCCTGACCCCGCCCCCTCACGTCCTGACGCCACGCTGGCACAGAGACACGAACCTGGCCATGCCGCTGCAGCTCCGAGTCCTCACCAGGCTCACACACTCACAgtga
- the ap5z1 gene encoding AP-5 complex subunit zeta-1 isoform X3, with protein MFTLPVLNSILRLSRESLTEEHVTILNKKFVDWLRYASILQGGGASLGGFFTGPRSRQPLPTAELDGSVSGDFFTVLCVGQGFTEDQWMNVYSFSMLRHWLLTYHSVSSGNSTMDAANRLQLSLSLSHSFSNDDQSEVDGSVVSMVSATSSSSRLLPPKERLREKAFQYCQRLIEQCDRKAQKKSDTELQKACMVEAVCILDCVCVEDPSMVFRTFPSIKALFSRLSSDLSYARVLLPIAQFYLNHGEMAAVDCECVWKLVFAHFPAELFNDPFLAHELLRFLRQNLDGLRLRAPEFIRFLPNLLKFLAWDSSAVVDDFVDLLPSLVTEGTAVEILHTLLDLPCLSATLVLQLRSVSLPISESSSRGLLPLDAFRNPAFRGLFLFLLRVETGSGHTIDRLSTLHDLLAEAADWPRVVRCAQVVPVLLHIYFNTVVTVGQEKLLAHLILVMLERSGLLLAIPTYSREIHRVFSCHLLRLCKLRPSLVVDQSHELLEFAGTTANVYSKEEVYTHVVWVLGEYLSAASDSRCSVALITSCFETLEAVLFEITSSAPPPGTVCPAPKVITTLMSALAKLASRSHDLIPRVSLFFSKLRTAARNGSVAWCADEDDLVAIVTRGEELWFLLKAPGVAQSVLTPPPHVLTPRWHRDTNLAMPLQLRVLTRLTHSQ; from the exons ATGTTCACCCTGCCGGTGCTCAACAGCATCCTCAGGCTCAGCCGAGAGAGCCTCACCGAAG AACACGTGACCATCCTGAATAAAAAGTTTGTCGACTGGCTGCGCTACGCAAGCATCTTGCAGGGGGGTGGAGCCTCCTTGGGAGGGTTCTTCACAGGACCCAGGTCCCGTCAG CCTCTGCCCACAGCAGAGCTGGATGGCTCGGTGTCGGGCGACTTCTTCACCGTGCTCTGCGTGGGCCAGGGATTCACGGAGGACCAGTGGATGAATGTCTATTCGTTTTCCATGCTGCGCCACTGGCTCCTCACCTACCACTCTGTTTCCAGCGGAAACAGCACAATGGACGCTG CAAACAGGCTGCAGCTCAGCCTCTCCCTCTCCCACTCCTTTTCCAATG ATGATCAATCAGAAGTGGACGGATCAGTGGTTTCCATGGTTTCGGCGACGTCCTCCTCCAGCCGCCTTCTTCCCCCAAAGGAGCGTCTGAGAGAGAAAGCGTTCCAGTACTGCCAGCGCCTGATCGAGCAGTGCGATCGCA AAGCACAGAAGAAGTCGGACACGGAACTGCAAAAAGCG TGCATGGTGGAGGCCGTGTGCATCCTGGACTGCGTGTGCGTGGAGGACCCCTCCATGGTCTTCCGCACCTTCCCGTCCATAAAGGCTCTGTTCAGTCGGCTGAGCTCGGATTTGTCGTATGCCAGAGTCCTGCTGCCCATAGCGCAGTTCTACCTCAACCATG gtgaaATGGCAGCCGTGGACTGCGAGTGTGTGTGGAAGTTGGTCTTTGCCCACTTTCCCGCTGAGCTCTTCAACGACCCTTTCCTCGCCCACGAGCTGCTGCGCTTCCTCCGACAGAACCTGGACGGCCTGCGGCTCCGAGCTCCTGAGTTCATACGATTCCTCCCGAACCTCCTGAAG TTTTTAGCATGGGATAGCTCAGCGGTTGTGGATGACTTTGTGGATCTGCTGCCCTCTCTGGTTACTGAAGGAACTGCGGTGGAGATACTTCACACGCTGCTGGACCTGCCATGCCTTTCTGCTACACTCGTCTTGCAGCTCAG GTCCGTGTCTTTGCCCATCTCGGAGTCGAGCAGCCGAGGCTTGCTGCCGCTCGACGCATTTCGAAACCCCGCGTTCAGAggacttttcctttttctgcttcGAGTGGAGACGGGCTCAG GTCACACCATCGACCGGTTGAGCACGCTCCACGATCTGCTGGCCGAGGCGGCCGACTGGCCCAGAGTGGTGCGCTGTGCCCAGGTCGTCCCCGTGCTGCTGCACATTTATTTCAACACGGTTGTTACG GTGGGTCAGGAGAAGCTGTTGGCTCACCTGATTCTGGTGATGCTGGAGAGGAGCGGCCTCCTCCTCGCCATCCCCACGTACAGCAGAGAGATACACAG GGTGTTCAGCTGCCACCTGCTGAGGCTGTGCAAGCTCCGCCCCTCTCTGGTTGTGGACCAGTCACATGAGCTGCTGGAGTTTGCTGGGACAACGGCGAACGTCTACAGCAAGGAAGAAGTCTACACTCACgtg GTGTGGGTCCTGGGGGAGTACCTGTCGGCGGCGTCTGACTCCCGCTGCTCCGTGGCgctcatcacttcctgttttgaaACTTTGGAGGCGGTGCTGTTTGAGATAACCTCGTCTGCCCCGCCTCCTGGAACGGTGTGCCCCGCCCCTAAAGTCATCACCACTTTGATGAGCGCGCTGGCTAAACTGGCGTCGCGATCACATGACTTGATTCCAAG GGTGTCTCTTTTCTTCTCCAAGCTAAGAACTGCAGCCAGAAACGGCTCGGTTGCCTGGTGCGCCGACGAAGACGACCTCGTTGCCATAGTAACCCGTGGTGAGGAGTTGTGGTTTCTGCTGAAAGCCCCCGGTGTGGCTCAGAGCGTCCTGACCCCGCCCCCTCACGTCCTGACGCCACGCTGGCACAGAGACACGAACCTGGCCATGCCGCTGCAGCTCCGAGTCCTCACCAGGCTCACACACTCACAgtga
- the mmd2a gene encoding monocyte to macrophage differentiation factor 2a — translation MDFKKTKFGRYMNCRVPANKRYQPTEYEHAANCVTHAFWILPSMVGGSALYFLSVDKWHRVAALLYGSGLTGLFLTSTLFHTAAWKISHLRKVEERFHMCDRMAIYFFIAASYSPWLMLRELGPWTYHMRWLIWVMACVGSTYVFFFHERYKLGELLGYVTMGAVPALVILFMVDRAGVCELALGGIFYVVGVAFFKSDGLVPFAHAIWHLFVAVGAGIHYYAIWRYLYVAGPQPQTSR, via the exons ATGGACTTCAAGAAGACCAAATTTGGAAG GTACATGAACTGCAGGGTGCCGGCCAACAAGAGATACCAGCCCACAGAGTACGAACACGCAGCCAACTGTGTCACACACGCG ttttggattCTTCCCAGCATGGTAGGCGGGTCTGCGCTTTACTTCCTGTCTGTGGACAAATGGCACCGGGTCGCTGCCTTGCTCTATGGGAGCGGTCTCACTGGCCTCTTCCTCACCTCGACGCTCTTCCACACGGCCGCCTGGAAGATCAGCCATCTCCG GAAGGTGGAGGAACGTTTCCACATGTGTGACCGGATGGCCATCTACTTCTTCATCGCTGCCTCCTATTCTCCCTG GTTGATGCTGAGGGAGCTGGGACCCTGGACGTACCACATGCGCTGGCTGATCTGGGTCATGGCTTGCGTTGGGTCCACGTACGTCTTTTTTTTCCACGAGAG GTACAAACTGGGAGAGTTGCTGGGATATGTGACAATGGGGGCTGTTCCTGCGTTGGTCATTCTGTTCATG GTGGACCGCGCAGGTGTGTGCGAGCTGGCTCTGGGAGGCATCTTCTATGTGGTGGGCGTGGCCTTCTTCAAGAGCGATGGGCTCGTCCCATTCGCCCACGCAATATGGCATCTTTTCGTTGCGGTCGGAGCGGGCATTCATTACTACGCCATCTGGAGGTACCTGTACGTGGCGGGACCACAGCCGCAGACCTCCAGGTGA
- the ap5z1 gene encoding AP-5 complex subunit zeta-1 isoform X1, whose amino-acid sequence MYSLGSESLIKQAREIQETELQKFYSRLVKLLQLKELGHETVDSLQRLHLILSANKYARTLPSDLQQRLLLLLSSPSEQLQVLSSALLRETPPSSGEELNNIQENVSQLNTHAAALLVSQARSRTDLNNLCAQLVHGLEGRPSDRPTRSLMFTLPVLNSILRLSRESLTEEHVTILNKKFVDWLRYASILQGGGASLGGFFTGPRSRQPLPTAELDGSVSGDFFTVLCVGQGFTEDQWMNVYSFSMLRHWLLTYHSVSSGNSTMDAANRLQLSLSLSHSFSNDDQSEVDGSVVSMVSATSSSSRLLPPKERLREKAFQYCQRLIEQCDRKAQKKSDTELQKACMVEAVCILDCVCVEDPSMVFRTFPSIKALFSRLSSDLSYARVLLPIAQFYLNHGEMAAVDCECVWKLVFAHFPAELFNDPFLAHELLRFLRQNLDGLRLRAPEFIRFLPNLLKFLAWDSSAVVDDFVDLLPSLVTEGTAVEILHTLLDLPCLSATLVLQLRSVSLPISESSSRGLLPLDAFRNPAFRGLFLFLLRVETGSGHTIDRLSTLHDLLAEAADWPRVVRCAQVVPVLLHIYFNTVVTVGQEKLLAHLILVMLERSGLLLAIPTYSREIHRVFSCHLLRLCKLRPSLVVDQSHELLEFAGTTANVYSKEEVYTHVVWVLGEYLSAASDSRCSVALITSCFETLEAVLFEITSSAPPPGTVCPAPKVITTLMSALAKLASRSHDLIPRVSLFFSKLRTAARNGSVAWCADEDDLVAIVTRGEELWFLLKAPGVAQSVLTPPPHVLTPRWHRDTNLAMPLQLRVLTRLTHSQ is encoded by the exons atgtattctctCGGTTCAGAGAGTTTAATTAAACAAGCGAG GGAGATTCAGGAGACTGAGCTGCAGAAGTTTTACAGCCGCCTCGTGAAGCTGCTCCAGCTCAAGGAGCTCGGTCATGAGACGGTGGACTCGCTGCAAAGGCTGCACCTCATCCTGTCCGCTAATAAATACGCCAGAAC GCTGCCCTCAGATCTCCAGCAGaggctgctgttgctcctctcCTCACCCTCAGAGCAGCTCCAAGTGCTGAGCTCCGCTCTGCTCAGGGAGACGCCGCCCTCTTCTGGTGAGGAGCTGAACAACATCCAGGAGAACGTCAGTCAGCTGAACACGCATGCTGCCGCTCTGCTCGTCTCGCAG GCCAGATCCAGGACGGATTTGAACAATCTCTGCGCTCAGCTCGTTCACGGTCTGGAGGGCCGGCCGTCTGACAGGCCGACTCGCTCGCTCATGTTCACCCTGCCGGTGCTCAACAGCATCCTCAGGCTCAGCCGAGAGAGCCTCACCGAAG AACACGTGACCATCCTGAATAAAAAGTTTGTCGACTGGCTGCGCTACGCAAGCATCTTGCAGGGGGGTGGAGCCTCCTTGGGAGGGTTCTTCACAGGACCCAGGTCCCGTCAG CCTCTGCCCACAGCAGAGCTGGATGGCTCGGTGTCGGGCGACTTCTTCACCGTGCTCTGCGTGGGCCAGGGATTCACGGAGGACCAGTGGATGAATGTCTATTCGTTTTCCATGCTGCGCCACTGGCTCCTCACCTACCACTCTGTTTCCAGCGGAAACAGCACAATGGACGCTG CAAACAGGCTGCAGCTCAGCCTCTCCCTCTCCCACTCCTTTTCCAATG ATGATCAATCAGAAGTGGACGGATCAGTGGTTTCCATGGTTTCGGCGACGTCCTCCTCCAGCCGCCTTCTTCCCCCAAAGGAGCGTCTGAGAGAGAAAGCGTTCCAGTACTGCCAGCGCCTGATCGAGCAGTGCGATCGCA AAGCACAGAAGAAGTCGGACACGGAACTGCAAAAAGCG TGCATGGTGGAGGCCGTGTGCATCCTGGACTGCGTGTGCGTGGAGGACCCCTCCATGGTCTTCCGCACCTTCCCGTCCATAAAGGCTCTGTTCAGTCGGCTGAGCTCGGATTTGTCGTATGCCAGAGTCCTGCTGCCCATAGCGCAGTTCTACCTCAACCATG gtgaaATGGCAGCCGTGGACTGCGAGTGTGTGTGGAAGTTGGTCTTTGCCCACTTTCCCGCTGAGCTCTTCAACGACCCTTTCCTCGCCCACGAGCTGCTGCGCTTCCTCCGACAGAACCTGGACGGCCTGCGGCTCCGAGCTCCTGAGTTCATACGATTCCTCCCGAACCTCCTGAAG TTTTTAGCATGGGATAGCTCAGCGGTTGTGGATGACTTTGTGGATCTGCTGCCCTCTCTGGTTACTGAAGGAACTGCGGTGGAGATACTTCACACGCTGCTGGACCTGCCATGCCTTTCTGCTACACTCGTCTTGCAGCTCAG GTCCGTGTCTTTGCCCATCTCGGAGTCGAGCAGCCGAGGCTTGCTGCCGCTCGACGCATTTCGAAACCCCGCGTTCAGAggacttttcctttttctgcttcGAGTGGAGACGGGCTCAG GTCACACCATCGACCGGTTGAGCACGCTCCACGATCTGCTGGCCGAGGCGGCCGACTGGCCCAGAGTGGTGCGCTGTGCCCAGGTCGTCCCCGTGCTGCTGCACATTTATTTCAACACGGTTGTTACG GTGGGTCAGGAGAAGCTGTTGGCTCACCTGATTCTGGTGATGCTGGAGAGGAGCGGCCTCCTCCTCGCCATCCCCACGTACAGCAGAGAGATACACAG GGTGTTCAGCTGCCACCTGCTGAGGCTGTGCAAGCTCCGCCCCTCTCTGGTTGTGGACCAGTCACATGAGCTGCTGGAGTTTGCTGGGACAACGGCGAACGTCTACAGCAAGGAAGAAGTCTACACTCACgtg GTGTGGGTCCTGGGGGAGTACCTGTCGGCGGCGTCTGACTCCCGCTGCTCCGTGGCgctcatcacttcctgttttgaaACTTTGGAGGCGGTGCTGTTTGAGATAACCTCGTCTGCCCCGCCTCCTGGAACGGTGTGCCCCGCCCCTAAAGTCATCACCACTTTGATGAGCGCGCTGGCTAAACTGGCGTCGCGATCACATGACTTGATTCCAAG GGTGTCTCTTTTCTTCTCCAAGCTAAGAACTGCAGCCAGAAACGGCTCGGTTGCCTGGTGCGCCGACGAAGACGACCTCGTTGCCATAGTAACCCGTGGTGAGGAGTTGTGGTTTCTGCTGAAAGCCCCCGGTGTGGCTCAGAGCGTCCTGACCCCGCCCCCTCACGTCCTGACGCCACGCTGGCACAGAGACACGAACCTGGCCATGCCGCTGCAGCTCCGAGTCCTCACCAGGCTCACACACTCACAgtga